One Manihot esculenta cultivar AM560-2 chromosome 6, M.esculenta_v8, whole genome shotgun sequence DNA segment encodes these proteins:
- the LOC110618184 gene encoding 21 kDa protein — translation MESFSLIIIFLAFFCITNSWAARFEPHLLESNDDFIKTSCEVTRYPDLCYQVLSPYASTIQDDHTQLANAALNVTLQTAESTSNMVLNLLKAHNQMPKEAGAIRDCVENMKDSVDELQQSLVAMKDLEGPDFEMKMSNIQTWVSAALTDEDTCMDGFEGNAMNGKVKETIRSYIERVSQLTSNALALINKLVN, via the coding sequence ATGGAATCCTTCTCTCTGATCATTATCTTTCTAGCTTTTTTCTGCATTACAAATTCATGGGCAGCGAGATTTGAACCCCACCTATTGGAGTCGAACGATGATTTTATTAAAACTTCATGTGAAGTTACAAGGTATCCAGACTTATGTTATCAAGTTCTGTCACCTTATGCAAGCACCATCCAGGATGACCATACACAACTGGCCAATGCAGCTCTCAATGTCACCCTACAAACTGCTGAATCCACTTCCAACATGGTACTGAACTTGTTGAAAGCCCACAACCAAATGCCTAAAGAAGCTGGGGCCATTAGGGACTGCGTAGAGAACATGAAAGATTCAGTTGATGAGCTCCAGCAATCTCTGGTAGCGATGAAGGATCTTGAAGGCCCTGACTTTGAGATGAAGATGAGTAATATACAAACATGGGTGAGTGCTGCCTTGACAGATGAGGATACTTGTATGGATGGATTTGAAGGGAATGCCATGAATGGGAAAGTTAAGGAAACCATAAGGAGCTATATTGAAAGAGTTTCTCAGCTAACCAGCAATGCATTGGCTCTCATTAATAAGCTAGTTAATTAG
- the LOC110616472 gene encoding pectinesterase inhibitor 4 produces MERKMETKSISLFSNCLQLLTSLLLASLLFASNVHNSSAAATTTTKTSKTTYIKYLKTACNTTTRPKLCYNSLSPYISTIETNDLKLCETALTITLEVAKKTYALVKNLSRQKRLSKLEVGIIQDCKEEIGDSINELKNALQVLDSLKGSNKNVELHIADIKTWVSAAITDESSCADEFDNLKVSTALTNKIRKSISEFDGLTSNALALINKLNQ; encoded by the coding sequence ATGGAAAGAAAGATGGAAACTAAATCTATTAGCCTATTTTCAAACTGCTTGCAGCTtctcacatctcttcttcttgctTCTCTTCTATTTGCATCTAACGTCCACAACTCCTCGGCAGCAGCCACCACAACcaccaaaacttctaaaaccaCATACATTAAATACCTAAAAACGGCTTGCAATACCACCACACGCCCAAAACTCTGCTACAACTCTCTTTCTCCCTACATTTCTACTATCGAAACCAATGACCTCAAGCTTTGTGAAACCGCATTGACCATAACCCTGGAAGTTGCCAAGAAAACTTATGCTCTGGTCAAAAACCTGTCAAGGCAGAAGAGATTGAGCAAGCTTGAAGTTGGCATTATTCAAGATTGCAAGGAGGAGATTGGAGACAGCATTAACGAGCTCAAGAATGCATTGCAAGTTTTGGACAGCCTAAAAGGGAGTAATAAAAATGTGGAACTTCATATTGCTGACATAAAAACATGGGTTAGTGCAGCGATTACCGATGAAAGTAGCTGCGCGGATGAATTCGACAACCTGAAGGTAAGTACTGCATTGACGAACAAGATCAGGAAGAGTATATCCGAGTTTGATGGGCTCACTAGCAATGCTCTGGCACTCATTAACAAACTTAATCAGTGA